The sequence aaaaagaaagaaaaaaatgaaaaagaaaaaaaaatgagtgacacaatttaatatatttttaaaaattggactaTATATTCAATAGGAacagaaggaatttttaaaataactctatTATTTATTCTGTAATAAAGCTTGACcattataatttctaattattctgTTTAGATTGTTTTgtgattgttattattacttaCATTGTTTTGGTCTGTGTTAATATTGTTTTCCTTGTCTTTCATACTTTATTTGCATCATTTAATATATCTTTTCAAGCATCTCTGTATTCACCACTTCCATTGTTTTttacaacaaaataatattctattaagtCATGCAACAtattttgttcaaccattcctcaatttagGGCAACTAAGGGGTACAGTaggtagagtgctggacctggagtccagaaaactcatcttcctgagttcaaatatgacctcagatatttaatagctattgGAGTTGTTCATTTGGTTCCAGCCATagcttttcaatttctctttcttctaaatgataaaagtattctttttttgggAGGAAAGTTGGAATTCATCTCCCACACATAGTTATAAAAGTTATACATTTTGTTTCTCCTGAAATTTTATGATATAATCTTTATCATTAGGTTCACATTTACTTTGAGCCAAGTTTCCATgctgatttccagttttcctaacagTTCTTACAAAGCTCTTTCCCAgttatattgtcttttttttgtgtCCTAATATTTCTATTCCTACTCtgatctactttttcttttttttttcaatcaataggaaattttttcaataagaaatctTATCCTCCACaattctatcatttaaaaaaaaagattcactttatatctttttgatcttttgttcctccatatgattttattattttgtgtagTTCTTTATAGCATACTTTTGATGGCATGATTGAAATAATACTTAATATGAAAATTAACTTTGTcaatattgccatttttattacacTGGACCATCTAAGCCATGAGTGTGTTTCAGTTCTGCTCTGTTTCTTTAAGgtaaaattttgtaatttaacTCATAAAATATTGGGTATACTTTCATAGAGTGACTCTAAAATATCTTATGAAGTTTTAAGTCATTCTTTAGTGAAATTTTGCCCCCTTGAATTTACATATTAATTTAAAGGAATTCTAtagcttttatttgtttgttttgtaggGGCTTTGCAAtctaaaacttttaaagaagCTATAAGGTATTTATTgattccttattattttttaagtaaaagatCCTCAATTCTTGTCTATCTTTATGtctataattttgttcttttgtctTATTACTGTTAGTGGCTGTTCTATGACGTACTAAATTTTGGTGGAGTGATGTCATTTTTTTACTCCTATATATTGGAAAATCTCCTATTATGTCCCCAATAGttaataatgtttctttttcattgtagATAGAAATTTTCTAGCATCTTAAAGAGACTTCTGTCTGTATCtagtttttttatgttttatggatttgttttgctttggtttttttttttgcaaaagtgaaAAATGTATTTTGCCTGAGGTTTTCCTTGCATCTTTTAAGATAAACTTTTTGTatccttttatttaattataattaattaggttgattgttttcctaatatgaaACACATATTCCTGATATAAAAGTAACTTGGTCATaatgattgatttctttttttttttccaagttgtgATAGTTTGATTGGGGGCGGGGCtaggattttcttttattttacagggtttttacttaattttagaaataataaaattgagctataattcatttttttactttaccaAACTTCCTGGGTTAAAGCTTTAAAACTATATTTGactcataaaaggaatttgatagaatgGTTTCATCCTCAAAGTTGGAGAATACTTGGTGTAGTATAGgcattcattgtttttttaaagtttggtagaattctcatCAAAATTGAATTGAACTATGTAGTTTTTTCCTCTGTTAGTTCTTTTAAagctattctaattccttttctgaGACTGGactattttatattctcttagtctggttatattatttttctaaaggcaatattttatttctcttgtattTCAGTGCATTATTTTATTGTGAATAGAAGgttcataaaattcttttttcttctagttgAGATCTCACCttatcctatttttattttgttgatgtcATTTTCTACTCTCTGATTTTGGTCAGGTGAACTAAATACTTatcaatttttagttttttctaaAGAATCAGCTTTTTGTTTATAAGTTATttagtctttctcttttccagtttacctatttcttctttaattctcaTGGTTCCCTCTTTTGTTATATTGTATGTATTTGTTGGCTTTCTAATTATTTCAATGTATATTCAGTTTGTTactcctctctttttctatttttagtaaAATCATATGGaggaacaaaagataaaaaaggtataaagtgaatctttttttaatgataggaTTGTGGAGGATAagttttcttattgaaaaaatttcctattgattaaaaaaaaaagaaaaagtagatcaGAGTAGGAAAAGAAATTTAGGACACAAACAAAAAGACAATATAACTGGAAAAGAGCTTTGTAAGAActgttaggaaaactggaaatcagtatggAAACTTAGCTCAAAGTAAATGTGAacctaataataaaaattatatcataaaatttcaggagaaacaaaaatttagaatttgtgtttattttaactTCTGAGGATTGTGTTAGCTCTACCTCAGAAATTTGAAGACACTTTCCCTTTACTATCATCtttcaaataattatattctttctattatttgtacattgacttttttattgtttaagaTGTCATTATTAAATCTTCTTTTAGGtttatgctttttctttgtgcttcctgaattaattattatttattttgtgttgtgAACTAAAAAATATGTGctttgtatttttccttcctttacattttttttttttgcaaattttctaTCAACTAACACATGGACTATTTTTGTAAAAGTATCCATATGGTGATGagaaatatgtaagaaaaatctTTGGTATTGCTGAAAGAAAGAGTGGAATCaaacttctagctctaaattctccattattttgttaattctatattttatcatttgctTGTCTTTCTACTAGATTCATCCAACTCTGAAATTATTCCTACTAAGTTGAGTCTTTGCCTTCATGGCTTTTGCAAAGACAGGACTGGTGTTACATTGATTTCAATCCCCTTTTTTCAGATCTGAAATAGTCATTCACACTAGCACCAAACCCAAATTCCTCTTAAGGCTCtggttctttccttccctcctccaaatagacatatctttcttttctactttgcacatatttgcatgtatttatattaattttcatgtacatttatttatatttgtattgtgtCCCCTTATTgaaagtaaattccttgagaacagcTCCTTGACTATATCACctttttgtacttgtattcccAGAACCTAACAAAGTTCCTGATACACTCTTGAATGAGTACTAATTGACTAAGCCATGGACTTAGAACACATAAACTCTTATTATGATATTGGATCAGACTGATTGAgaagtctttaaaaatttgaaggaaTGAATTATTAGTTTCCTGGTTTATGACATCAATGAACTATCCATTTTTCTGCTTCTACTATTGAAAGAATTATGGAACAAATAAACCTACCAAAATAGCAAAAATGGCTTTACTTTCTTCTGAAACCTATTATCTTGGATTACTATTTTCTTCTGCTAATTGAATTTATCTTAAGGAATAtttatttgatgaaaaaaagaatttttatttgagaGTGCTTGTGTCACTATGAGATGCTCGATCTagtcctttttttaaacttacctCATATGGGGAAAATGGGACTTATATATctgatatttaaagaaatatgttttgctgACTCATTGGAGATCTATTAGACCTGTTATAATCAAACTCATTATGTACAACATATCCATCATCTTTTCTCCCAAACCCTCACCTCATACCTTCCCTATCACTGTGAAGGGCTATTGTCCAATATCATAGGCTCATAGCTCAGcagtcatcctggattcctcacttTTATGGATATGGATCCAAGgaatttcccccttctcttctctgacattgcCACCACTCTGGTGcagtcttataccttaccctGATTATTGCAATTACCTGTCTCAAAATTCTCCCTTGTCCAAACTGTCCTCTATTCAATCACAAAGCCACTACCACTGTTACTTTATAAACCACATTCTTCATACACTTAGTCCCCAACACTATTATTCTATCTACTTACTGGCCTCCTGATTGTTCCataaatgagacattccatctctggACTCTGAATATTCTCTCTGGCCATCTCCCATGCAAGACATGCTCTCCCTTCTCTACTTCAACTGCTGGTCTCCCTGACTTccttaaatcccaactaaaattccattttctacaaAATGCCTTCCCCAATCCATCTtaattaatcttatttctgttgattatttactatatttcctatgtatatatcttgtttgtatatatttgtttgtatgtggttgctttcattagattgtgaactccttaagaccaggtcttatttctttttatatttccagcatttagcatagtagcGGGCTTAAAGTGagaacttgataaatgtttattgaacttcATTTCAACAATTTACATGTGAGTAAGGAAAGGCCCAAAGAGGTAAAGATGCTtgacaaggtcacacaggtaatgagGTTCAGAGCCAGGACATGAATCCAATCCTGTGACACCAGAACCAGAACTCGGTCCCTTACACCATGCTCTATTTGCTATTGATCAGCAATAATTATCCTGCTATACCTATCTGAGCTGATTCATACATTacattttcttcctgttttattttgagtccaaaaaaatttttaatattctttaactGATTATttcaagatatagaaaaaaataaggaatagagACTAAACACTGATTTACTACAGTAAacaattaagattttaaaatatttctcagcTGTCATACTTGACTGTCTCTATCACaggaggatgtggaaaaatcaaACATTGATCATAGAATTTATCCTTCTGGGATTTCCCGTCAGGCCAGAAATACAGATATTCCTCTTTGTGCTCTTCTCCTTGTTTTATGCTGCCACTCTTCTGGGGAATGGCATCATCCTGGGACTCATCTGTCTGGACTCCCATCTCCATATTCCCATGTACTTCTTCCTCTCACATCTGGCCATTGTTGACATGTCCTATGCCTCAAACAATGTACCCAAGATGCTTGTGAACCTACTGAGTAAGGACAGAGGCATCTCCTTTGCTCCCTGCATTATgcagatttttttgtatttagcTTTTGCCAGTGTGGAGTGTCTTATCTTGGTGGTGATGTCCTATGATCGTTATGTAGCAATCTGCCATCCCCTCAGATATACTGTCATCATGAATTGGAGATTGTGCATTACTCTGACCATCATTTCCTGGGCATTCAGCTTCCTCCTTGCTCTGGTCCATGTGATTCTCATTTTGAGGCTGCCCTTCTGCGGACCCCGGGAAGTCAACCACTTCTTCTGTGAGATCTTGTCTGTGCTCAAGCTTGCTTGTGCTGATACTACACTTAACCAGCTAGTTATCTTTACAGCCTGCGTGTTCATCCTAGTTGGACCTCTCTGCTTAGTTCTGATCTCCTACATGCGCATTCTCTATGCTATCCTGAGGATCCAgtctggggaaggaagaaagaaagcattctCTACCTGTTCCTCCCACCTCTGTGTAGTTGGGCTCTTCTTTGGCAGTGCCATCATCCTATACATGACCCCCAACTCCAGCCATCCTGAAGAGCAGCAGAAAATcctctccttattttacagtctCTTTAACCCTATGTTGAATCCCTTGATCTATAGCCTGAGGAATGCAGAGGTGAAAGGTGCTCTAAGGAGAGTATTGGGGAAGGAAAACCCTTCCCCAAACATGTAACTTGCTCATAACcaattccaatccattcttcttCTTGGTGCTGTCTCATAGATCTGAGTATAaatcaacagcaacaacagttgtctgctttctctgtctctctgacctGGTAAATCTAAAAATTCTGGATACTTCCAGTTTATTTTTCATGATATCTTCCCTATTTAGCTACAATACTTTTAATATTGCTTTTTGCTTAGTGTTTATGGTTAAATCCTTTTTGTGTACctaagaaaagattcaaaatataaagtttatattAGATTTATATCTCATACTAAGTAATAACCCATTTCCTTCTGattatcagaaaaataattcatatccTAGACTGGATAGAGAGCCATAGATTCACTGATCTTGACCTCATCCATCCATCTTGTTGCCAGATttggatttccttttttatttttatattttccttttccattaagTGTAATGTTCTGGTCacctttctggaggtcttgggaccagcctttgtttcagcagagtaatcatcacgagaatagccaggaataaaatcaaaattctttattgtctccttcacagtctgtctccttcgcTTGGGGCcctgactagctttctggagacccttcagacaggccttggtttcagtggagaaatgaagaaggacAGACCAGCTGCCACAGTAGTGGGAAATGGAGTGAATGTTtttcttccagtccttgttggatCTTATATacactattataattatatcatcataggtgtcaatcttgtagaataggtgtcaatcttgtagaactacattaagtactaagtacatgtactgaactagaaaactatcAATCACCATGCTATACTAGACAACCATTGTCtaatcaattcctctgagttaacaccttgtttcaagtatgcttcttCAGCGTTCTGGCTCAttatatctcctgctttcttttcttttagaacataagtggtcacaccctccctgatttctcagggaggtgagaaccccaaaaaggaggtgatcataccttccctgacttctcagaaaagggggtgaaaacaccaaaaaatgaggtgattccctgatgtctcaggaagggagatgaaaaaagcAAAGGGAAATGAGGAGTCAAAGCAGATTTTGTTAGCAGGTTTTTGAAGGGTCTaacttaaaacaggtatacataaatccatcaacatgggagatattacacaagcacatggTAATATAACACAGggtagtagtgatgtaacaaacaacatgaggACTTATACATGTGTCCCTGAGTCTGTTTGATCCCCCCTCTAAATCTggctctgacctcttaaatatgctgttacaattaaatccattcatcatactgagtataagccaatcattatatcactagggaaccattatttgttgtaagattaattcagtcatactgaactagagaactattaatcaccatgctaaactagattaccattgtcttatcaattccactaagttaacatctttctccagaattctggctcaTTACAATTAAGAAATAGTAGATGCCTGTACCTGACATGTTATCCAAATGTGGTGGGAATTCATAGCAGTTGATCCCATGGCTTGCCCACATTCATTTAGCTAGTAATTATAAAAACTAGATTTCAAAACCATGTCAATCCCTTTCCAGTATCCCAAATAAGCTATCAGCCAACCTTGGCTTGGATAATATCAATGACAGGgaattttgactttattgtgtAATACACTTTATTGATGATTGAGTTTAAGGGAACTCCTCCCTATGTTGAATCCCTGTTATGTTTacccatttatcttttttctttctgaaactaTGCAGCATGAATCTAATTCTTTCTACTATAAATTCCATAAATGGGAAATGTCCAATAATCCATTTTGCTAAGTCCCTTTTATGGAAGGTCTCCCTCATGCCTTCCAATATTACGCAGCTACTTCTTCCTTCAGTCTCCTTTGGACTAGATATTCTTCTGCTCTTCCTACTATTCCTTACAAAGAACAATCCTCCCAATAACACTCTCCCTTATCCCTTAGATAAGAGTATCTCTAAATACAAAAAGGCCTAGAAGTCACCTCATCCAAACTCCTAAGCTATTCAAGAATACTTCCATTGTGTGAACCCTAAGTGAGTtactaaattatataattatgttattgTTGGAGGAGACTTTAGAGGGAGGTTAAAATGTATTGTCTCAGACATCATGAATGCttgttttacaatttatttaatgcaataatatgttatattatgtattaattaTCTATGTTTATGTTTTCATAAATTTAAGGCTCCTAAAACCAAAGACAAtatcacttttatatttgtatttccatcaGTTTTCACAATTTCTGAAGgacatataataaatacacatTAACCAATTTgcctattaaattataaattcctcAAGGATGtcttaattgagtttttaaaatttccatcagCTAAGAacattatcagttcatgtagaaaGTGCTTAATGGAGATTATTTGAATACATATTAGAAGAATTAGTGAATCTAGCGTGAGCGCTtaacaaagaataataatgataattttgccaagtaatattatattgatataatactttaagatgtATGTTTTTCCCATATTAACATACTTGTGATACTTGTAAAAGTAACAtacaatttttcttcatttactaaAAGCTAAGATAGGCTTAGAGAAATTAGAAGACTTGACCAAAGTCGACATACTGTCTTTTCAGAATACAATATCAACTACTTTAGGGTAACAGTAGAATAGATGATGTTCATTTGTTTACCACAAGTGTCAGCCTGGTGCCAAAGAACATGGAGGGGCATCTTGTTCCACATCAgtgcaaaatgaaaggaaagtCTGGCTTGGGATTAGAACGTTAAAATCAAAGGGGAACTAtggacaaagggaaaaaatggacagTGATGACCAGAGGAACAAATGATCCAACTAAATTGTCAGAAGCAAAAGaggtggaaaaaagaaataacaaaaaatgaaacaaaataattaacattattaGGAACATTCTAGGAAgggttaaattttaaaagagcttgaagaaagttttcttttaaatttcaagaGGAACTGTAGAAATAAAAcatgccacagtggatagagtagcaagcctggaatcaagaagatcttagttcaaatttggccttagacactgaCTACCTCTGTCACGCTGGacttacctcatttgtaaaataagttggaggagGAAATACCAAACAATttcagtgtctttaccaagaaaaccccaaatgggctcatgaagagtcaaacttgagcaaaacaactgaaaaacaacaacaaaaagatattaaggaaataatgaagaaaatggccAAAAGATTAGGCtgaaaaacctttaaaaagaTCAGATGCAACTAACAACATATTTACTaagccataaaataaaataaagcaaactgGAAATTTGGGTTAAAATGATT comes from Sarcophilus harrisii chromosome 5, mSarHar1.11, whole genome shotgun sequence and encodes:
- the LOC105750831 gene encoding olfactory receptor 2A5-like, yielding MWKNQTLIIEFILLGFPVRPEIQIFLFVLFSLFYAATLLGNGIILGLICLDSHLHIPMYFFLSHLAIVDMSYASNNVPKMLVNLLSKDRGISFAPCIMQIFLYLAFASVECLILVVMSYDRYVAICHPLRYTVIMNWRLCITLTIISWAFSFLLALVHVILILRLPFCGPREVNHFFCEILSVLKLACADTTLNQLVIFTACVFILVGPLCLVLISYMRILYAILRIQSGEGRKKAFSTCSSHLCVVGLFFGSAIILYMTPNSSHPEEQQKILSLFYSLFNPMLNPLIYSLRNAEVKGALRRVLGKENPSPNM